CTTCCGGACCTTCAGGCGACCTGCAAAACGCTTGTCCAGTTCCGCTTTGCTGGGTTCTGGTTTGCGGTCCCTGGGGGGTTCACCTGGAGATTGGCTCCTGGCCCACTGCACAGCCTGTGCAATCAGCGTTTCCTGCTGTTCTTCAGTCAGGGTACTGAAGGCTTCTTGCAGGCGTTCCAGAGCGGAAGGAGCTTTCAGGGTGCTCTGTCCCAGTTTTTCTTCCACGGCTGCAGAGGGGATGCGGTAACGGGGTCTGCCCTGTGGCGTGGTACCGATTCGGACGGCTTCCAGGTCTCCTTCTTTGATTTGCCTGCGGACCGTGTCATCGCTGACGTGGAGCATTCTGGCGGCTTCCTGCACGGTCAGCAGGGCCATGGGTTCATGTCGGGTGTGGGTCATGACAGACCTCCTTTCACCTCATTTTACATCAAAAGACGCAAAAACCGCAAAACACGCAAAAATGCTGATGTGCTGAACCTGTCCCACCGGGACAGGAACGGAGACATTTATGTCAAAGCGTGGAAACGGCACTGGCAGCATTCAGCAGCGTGGTAGCAAGTACGTGGTCATCCTCACCCTCGGGAAAGACGAGATGGGCAAGCAGAAAAGGACCAGCAGGCGATTCCCCACACTGGAACAGGCCCAGCGATACCTGGAAGAACAAACCACTCCACCAGCGAGCGGAGGGGCAACCACAGGAAATGAGGCAATCCTTGCTATCAATCTGCAAACCAGTGTGCTGGATTACCTCCAGGAATGGTTGCGCCTCAGGCAGTCTCACATCAGGATCAAGACCCACCAGGAATACCACCGCATCATCGACCTGCATCTGAAATCTTCACTTCTGGCAGATGTAACTCTGGGCAGTTTGACTCCTCTACATCTGGAACGTTTGCTGCTCGGTGAAATCACAGCAGGTAAAACCGTCAAACATGCCCGGTGTGTGCTGCGCACCCTGAAGGCAGCGCTCAATCAGGCGGTGGACTGGAACCTGCTGAGCTTCAATCCGGTCTTGAGGGTAAAAGCACCCAGGGTATCTCATCAAAAGATGCAGGTTTG
This is a stretch of genomic DNA from Deinococcus roseus. It encodes these proteins:
- a CDS encoding helix-turn-helix domain-containing protein, with protein sequence MTHTRHEPMALLTVQEAARMLHVSDDTVRRQIKEGDLEAVRIGTTPQGRPRYRIPSAAVEEKLGQSTLKAPSALERLQEAFSTLTEEQQETLIAQAVQWARSQSPGEPPRDRKPEPSKAELDKRFAGRLKVRK